A window from Fusobacterium sp. SYSU M8D902 encodes these proteins:
- a CDS encoding transposase, with translation MSLLPKELIKEIVKKGNFKSATDIQEALKDLMKEFIQESLEAELDTQLGYEKYSKKEDCENSRNGYSKKKVKSSFGEIELDIPRDRNSEFEPKIVPKYSRDISNLEEKVISMYGLGMSTRDINKHVQEI, from the coding sequence ATGTCTTTATTACCTAAAGAACTTATTAAAGAAATTGTTAAAAAAGGAAATTTTAAGTCTGCTACTGATATTCAAGAAGCTCTTAAAGATCTAATGAAAGAATTTATCCAAGAATCACTTGAAGCAGAATTAGATACTCAGTTAGGATATGAAAAATATAGTAAAAAAGAAGATTGTGAGAACTCTAGAAATGGATATTCTAAAAAGAAAGTTAAATCTTCTTTTGGAGAAATAGAACTTGATATCCCACGCGACAGAAATAGTGAATTTGAACCTAAAATCGTTCCAAAATATTCGCGGGATATTTCTAACCTAGAAGAAAAAGTTATTTCTATGTATGGATTAGGTATGTCTACAAGAGATATTAATAAACATGTCCAAGAAATTTA